A region from the Actinomycetes bacterium genome encodes:
- a CDS encoding Gfo/Idh/MocA family oxidoreductase, with protein MTADLRVALVGYGLAGRVFHGPLVTAAPGLALTHVVTSNPERAAQAAAAHPGVTLLGTADELFDRDDWALLVVATPNDAHLPLGLRAVAAGRPVVVDKPLALTAADARRLVEAAADAAVPLTVFQNRRWDSDQLTLRRLLADGELGDVLRYESRFERWRPEPKPGSWREALPAEQGGGLALDLGSHLVDQALHLFGPAVRVYAEVDARRGIADDDVFVALEHASGVRSQLWMGALAGAPGPRLRVLGTGGAFVVDGLDGQEDALSAGARPADDTWGVEPRQRWGRLVRGEESEPVPAERGRWDTFYPAVAAAVRGEGPVPVDPWDAVRTLTVIEAARASAASRQVVEPPEVSR; from the coding sequence GTGACTGCCGACCTGCGGGTCGCGCTCGTGGGCTACGGCCTGGCGGGACGGGTGTTCCACGGCCCCCTGGTGACCGCGGCCCCCGGGCTGGCCCTCACCCACGTCGTGACCTCGAACCCGGAGCGCGCCGCGCAGGCGGCGGCCGCCCACCCGGGAGTCACCCTGCTCGGCACGGCCGACGAGCTGTTCGACCGCGACGACTGGGCGCTGCTGGTCGTGGCCACTCCCAACGACGCGCACCTGCCCCTGGGACTACGGGCCGTGGCGGCCGGTCGGCCCGTGGTCGTGGACAAGCCACTGGCGCTGACCGCGGCCGACGCGCGGCGACTGGTCGAGGCGGCTGCCGACGCGGCGGTGCCGCTCACGGTCTTCCAGAACCGTCGGTGGGACTCCGACCAGCTGACGCTGCGCCGGCTGCTTGCCGACGGCGAGCTGGGGGACGTGCTGCGCTACGAGTCGCGGTTCGAGCGCTGGCGGCCGGAGCCGAAGCCCGGCTCGTGGCGGGAGGCGCTGCCGGCCGAGCAGGGCGGCGGGCTGGCCCTCGACCTCGGCAGCCACCTGGTCGACCAGGCGCTGCACCTGTTCGGCCCCGCCGTCCGGGTGTACGCCGAGGTGGACGCGCGGCGCGGGATCGCGGACGACGACGTGTTCGTCGCGCTCGAGCACGCCAGCGGCGTCCGCTCCCAGCTGTGGATGGGCGCGCTGGCCGGGGCGCCGGGCCCGCGGCTGCGGGTGCTCGGCACCGGAGGCGCGTTCGTCGTCGACGGACTGGACGGCCAGGAGGACGCCCTGAGCGCCGGCGCGCGGCCCGCAGACGACACCTGGGGGGTGGAGCCGCGGCAGCGGTGGGGCCGGCTGGTCCGGGGCGAGGAGTCCGAGCCGGTGCCCGCCGAGCGCGGCCGGTGGGACACGTTCTACCCGGCCGTGGCCGCCGCGGTGCGCGGTGAGGGACCGGTGCCGGTCGACCCGTGGGACGCCGTCCGGACGCTCACGGTGATCGAGGCGGCCCGGGCCTCGGCCGCGAGCCGGCAGGTCGTCGAACCCCCGGAGGTCAGCCGCTGA